From the genome of Candidatus Chlamydia corallus, one region includes:
- a CDS encoding metallophosphoesterase family protein — protein MQEKPQHVHRVIHISDVHFHVLPFNPLHCFNKRLKGLLRKVFGLVNFQATTIGQRFPKVAESLGADSICITGDFSLTAMDAEFLLAKHFVETLAKHSSVYLLPGNHDVYTPKALAKQTFYTYFPNEQLQQNKVSFHKLTDHWWLILLDCSCLNGWFSANGAVHVGQISAIENFLLSLSSEENVIIANHYPLLSSQQLDHDLINNTLLHNVLRKYPKVRLYLHGHEHHATIYSCLDSSPSYILNSGSISLPTNSRFHVIDLYPEKYQVHTMVLKNLLDFNAPLEIGNEASLNFQEL, from the coding sequence ATGCAAGAAAAACCGCAACATGTGCATCGTGTTATTCACATCTCCGATGTACATTTTCATGTTCTCCCTTTCAATCCCCTGCACTGCTTTAATAAAAGACTCAAAGGACTCTTGCGTAAGGTATTTGGATTAGTGAATTTTCAAGCCACAACGATAGGTCAGCGTTTCCCAAAGGTTGCAGAATCTCTTGGAGCTGATAGCATATGCATCACTGGAGATTTCTCCCTTACTGCTATGGATGCAGAGTTCTTACTTGCTAAGCATTTTGTTGAAACTCTAGCTAAACACTCTTCTGTTTACCTTTTGCCTGGGAACCACGATGTGTACACCCCTAAAGCTCTTGCAAAGCAAACATTTTATACCTACTTTCCGAATGAGCAACTCCAACAGAATAAGGTGTCGTTTCACAAGCTCACAGATCATTGGTGGTTAATTCTATTAGATTGTTCTTGTTTGAATGGGTGGTTTTCAGCAAACGGAGCTGTGCATGTAGGACAGATCTCGGCTATTGAAAACTTTTTACTCTCTCTTTCTAGTGAAGAAAATGTCATAATTGCAAACCATTACCCTCTGCTCTCTTCACAACAACTAGACCATGATCTTATCAACAACACACTTTTACACAACGTTTTGAGGAAATATCCTAAAGTACGCCTTTATCTACATGGTCATGAACACCATGCTACTATCTATAGCTGCTTAGATTCTTCACCTTCATACATTCTCAATAGCGGATCGATCTCTCTACCCACGAACTCACGTTTCCATGTTATAGACCTGTATCCTGAGAAATATCAGGTGCATACTATGGTTTTGAAAAACCTCTTAGATTTTAATGCACCTTTAGAGATTGGTAATGAAGCGAGTTTGAATTTTCAGGAGCTGTAG
- the efp gene encoding elongation factor P: MVRVSTSEFRVGLRIQIDGQPYLILQNDFVKPGKGQAFNRIKVKNFLTGRVIERTYKSGESVEIADIREHSMRLLYTDQEGATFMDDETFEQEVVFWDKLENIRQWLLEDVIYTLVLYNGDVVAVEPPIFMELSIAQTAPGVRGDTASGRVLKPAVTNTGAKIMVPIFIDEGELVKVDTRTGSYESRVSK; encoded by the coding sequence ATGGTTCGTGTAAGTACTAGTGAATTCCGTGTGGGATTAAGAATCCAAATTGATGGTCAGCCATACCTGATTTTACAAAATGATTTTGTAAAACCAGGGAAGGGTCAAGCTTTTAATAGAATCAAAGTGAAAAATTTTTTAACTGGCAGAGTGATTGAACGGACCTATAAGTCTGGAGAATCCGTAGAGATTGCGGATATCCGAGAGCACTCCATGCGTCTTCTCTATACTGATCAAGAAGGGGCAACGTTTATGGATGACGAGACTTTTGAACAAGAAGTCGTGTTCTGGGATAAACTTGAGAATATCAGACAATGGTTGTTAGAAGATGTTATCTATACCCTAGTTTTGTATAACGGTGATGTGGTTGCTGTAGAGCCTCCGATTTTTATGGAGCTTAGCATTGCACAAACAGCTCCAGGAGTTCGTGGAGATACAGCATCAGGACGTGTTTTAAAGCCCGCTGTGACAAATACAGGAGCTAAGATTATGGTCCCTATCTTTATTGATGAGGGGGAATTGGTCAAAGTGGATACTCGTACGGGGAGCTATGAATCTCGAGTTTCTAAATAG
- a CDS encoding AMP nucleosidase produces the protein MLERYSGSSVKQFCPYLLLTNFSYYIQTFAKIHGVPVFEGSMFSAAHAPHIKTSILDFKPGSPGAALTIDLCAFLPCMKAGLMLGMCGGLRSHYQVGDYFVPMASIRGEGTSDAYFPPEVPALANFIVQKAITEVLEDKKVNYHIGITHTTNIRFWEFNKKFRQKLYETKAQSAEMECATLFAAGYRRNLPIGALLLISDLPLRKGGIKTKSSGNHVFNTYTKDHIITGQEVIENLEKIMQKRAASGHKKGLPYQGLPHMEIGEADDTMARGSGASDHDY, from the coding sequence ATGTTAGAGCGTTATTCTGGCTCTAGCGTGAAGCAATTTTGTCCTTATCTCTTACTCACAAACTTTTCTTACTACATCCAAACCTTTGCGAAAATACATGGAGTTCCCGTCTTTGAAGGTTCTATGTTCTCTGCTGCCCATGCTCCTCACATCAAAACTTCAATTTTAGATTTTAAACCAGGGTCTCCAGGAGCTGCATTAACTATAGACTTATGTGCTTTTCTTCCTTGTATGAAGGCGGGGCTAATGTTAGGAATGTGTGGAGGATTGCGCTCTCATTATCAAGTTGGCGATTACTTTGTTCCTATGGCTAGTATACGTGGGGAGGGAACTTCTGATGCCTATTTTCCTCCTGAAGTTCCTGCTCTTGCAAATTTTATTGTACAGAAAGCAATAACTGAAGTTTTAGAAGATAAGAAGGTAAATTACCATATTGGTATTACCCATACGACGAACATTCGCTTTTGGGAATTTAACAAAAAATTTAGACAAAAACTCTACGAAACTAAAGCTCAATCCGCAGAAATGGAATGCGCAACACTTTTTGCTGCGGGATACCGCAGAAATCTGCCTATTGGAGCGTTATTATTGATTTCAGATCTTCCCCTAAGGAAGGGGGGGATCAAAACAAAATCGAGTGGCAATCACGTCTTTAATACCTATACGAAAGACCACATCATAACAGGTCAAGAAGTCATAGAAAATCTTGAAAAAATCATGCAAAAACGCGCTGCTTCTGGACATAAGAAAGGTCTGCCTTATCAAGGGCTTCCTCATATGGAAATTGGAGAAGCCGATGACACTATGGCTAGAGGATCTGGAGCCTCTGACCATGACTATTGA
- the tkt gene encoding transketolase, whose amino-acid sequence MINKELDIGILGKIAGAIKQLSIESIQKASSGHPGLPLGCAELAAYLYSYVLRQNPRDPHWINRDRFVLSAGHGSALLYSCLHLSGFDVSLEDLQEFRQLHSRTPGHPEYGETVGVEATTGPLGQGLGNAVGMALSMKMLESRFNRPGHNIFNGKIYCLAGDGCFMEGVSHEVCSFAGSLNLNNLVVIYDYNNVVLDGYLNETSVEDTKKRFEAYGWDVYQIDGYDFVHIHETFSSIKHGQERPVLVIAHTIIGHGSPKEGTNKAHGSPLGIEGTSATKQFWHLPEEKFFVPPAVKNFFSHKIQEDRKAQEQWLDEVRVWSKQFPELYEEFLKLTSHKLPKNLESVVQSVEMPDSIAGRAASNKLIQVLVQHIPYLIGGSADLSSSDGTWIANEKVIHTYDFSGRNIKYGVREFGMATIMNGLAYSQVFHPFGGTFLVFSDYMRNAIRLAALSKLPVIYQLTHDSIFVGEDGPTHQPVEQLMSLRAIPGLYVIRPADANEVKGAWIAALKHSGPTVIVLSRQALPTLSAAHRPFKDGVGRGAYIVLKESGEKPDYTLFATGSEVSLALSVAKELEHLDKQVRVISFPCWELFEAQDVDYKQSIVGGDLGIRVSIEAGSALGWYKYIGSEGLAIAMDRFGYSGAPDDVSEECGFTTEQILQRILSQ is encoded by the coding sequence ATGATCAATAAAGAATTAGATATTGGTATTTTAGGAAAAATCGCTGGGGCCATCAAACAACTTAGTATTGAATCGATTCAGAAAGCCTCTTCTGGTCATCCAGGACTTCCCTTAGGATGTGCAGAACTTGCCGCTTATCTATATAGCTATGTACTGAGGCAAAATCCACGTGATCCTCATTGGATCAATAGAGATCGGTTTGTCTTGTCCGCAGGCCATGGATCGGCTCTTCTCTACTCTTGTTTACATCTTTCTGGATTCGATGTTTCCTTAGAGGATCTTCAGGAATTTCGGCAGCTTCATTCTCGAACTCCAGGACATCCCGAGTACGGTGAAACTGTAGGAGTCGAGGCAACAACAGGTCCTTTAGGACAAGGATTAGGTAATGCGGTAGGCATGGCTTTGTCCATGAAAATGCTAGAATCTCGATTTAATCGTCCTGGACACAATATTTTTAATGGCAAGATCTATTGCTTGGCAGGGGACGGCTGCTTTATGGAAGGAGTTAGCCATGAAGTTTGTAGTTTCGCAGGCTCTTTAAATTTAAATAATCTTGTTGTTATCTATGATTACAATAACGTTGTTCTTGATGGATATCTTAATGAAACGAGTGTCGAGGATACAAAAAAACGTTTTGAAGCTTATGGCTGGGATGTATATCAAATTGACGGGTATGACTTTGTCCATATTCATGAGACTTTTTCGAGCATCAAACATGGTCAAGAACGTCCTGTACTCGTCATTGCCCATACGATTATTGGTCACGGTTCGCCCAAGGAAGGGACAAATAAAGCCCACGGTTCTCCTTTAGGAATTGAAGGGACAAGCGCAACAAAACAGTTTTGGCATCTTCCTGAAGAGAAATTTTTTGTTCCTCCTGCGGTAAAGAACTTCTTTTCTCATAAAATACAAGAAGATCGAAAAGCACAGGAGCAATGGCTTGATGAAGTTCGTGTTTGGTCCAAACAGTTTCCAGAATTGTACGAAGAATTTCTTAAGTTGACCTCTCATAAGTTGCCCAAAAACCTAGAATCCGTTGTGCAAAGTGTAGAAATGCCAGACTCTATAGCTGGCCGCGCTGCTTCAAATAAACTGATACAAGTACTAGTGCAGCACATTCCCTATTTGATTGGTGGGTCTGCAGATCTTTCGAGTTCAGACGGTACTTGGATTGCAAATGAAAAAGTAATCCATACGTATGATTTCTCTGGAAGAAACATTAAATACGGTGTTCGTGAGTTTGGTATGGCGACAATTATGAACGGACTCGCTTACAGCCAGGTGTTTCATCCTTTTGGTGGAACATTTTTAGTGTTTTCTGACTATATGCGTAACGCTATTCGTTTAGCAGCACTCTCTAAATTGCCAGTCATTTACCAATTGACTCATGATTCTATATTTGTTGGAGAAGACGGACCTACACACCAGCCTGTGGAACAATTGATGTCTTTGCGCGCTATCCCTGGATTATATGTAATACGTCCTGCTGATGCTAATGAAGTTAAAGGAGCGTGGATTGCAGCATTAAAGCACTCAGGCCCTACAGTCATTGTATTGTCGCGACAAGCATTGCCCACATTATCTGCTGCGCACCGGCCTTTTAAAGATGGTGTAGGCCGTGGTGCTTATATTGTCTTAAAAGAGTCTGGAGAAAAACCTGACTATACTCTCTTTGCCACAGGATCTGAAGTTTCTTTGGCTCTTTCTGTAGCTAAAGAACTAGAACACTTAGATAAGCAAGTGCGAGTGATTTCCTTCCCGTGTTGGGAGCTTTTTGAAGCTCAAGATGTAGACTACAAGCAGAGTATTGTGGGTGGGGATCTTGGAATTCGTGTCTCTATAGAGGCAGGATCTGCTTTGGGGTGGTATAAGTATATCGGATCCGAAGGTTTAGCTATTGCTATGGATAGATTCGGATACTCAGGAGCTCCTGATGATGTTTCTGAAGAATGCGGATTTACTACAGAGCAAATTCTTCAGAGAATTCTCTCTCAATAG
- the alaS gene encoding alanine--tRNA ligase: protein MLSNTIRSNFLKFFANRHHTILPSSPVFPHNDPSLLFTNAGMNQFKDIFLNKEKVSYSRATTSQKCIRAGGKHNDLDNVGHTSRHLTFFEMLGNFSFGDYFKAEAIAFAWEVSLSVFNFNPEGLYATVHEKDDEAFALWEKYLPTDRIFRLTDKDNFWSMANTGPCGYCSELFFDRGPSFGKASSPLEDTEGERFLEYWNLVFMEFNRTSEGSLLALPNKHVDTGAGLERLVSLIAGTHTVFEADVLRELIAKTEELSGKVYHPDDSGAAFRVIADHVRSLSFAIADGLLPGNTERGYVLRKILRRSVNYGRRLGFHNPFLAEIVPSLVDAMGEAYPELKNSLSQIQKALTLEEESFFKTLDRGGNLLQQVLKSSSSLSSISGEDAFKLKDTYGMPIDEISLLAKDYNYSIDMDTFHKLEQEAKERSRKNIAKSEGISGSIYSELNLASEFIGYDNLSCDTFIEAIVFKDHLVSSLQEKEEGAIILKVSPFYAEKGGQIGDSGEIFCSEGTFIVTHTTSPKAGLIVHHGKISQGILTVEAAVTAQVDCSRRKKIANNHTACHLLHKALEMTLGDHIRQAGSYVDDTKIRLDFTHPQAISPEDLFSIETLVNESIRENHPVNIRESLYSDVMGSSEIKQFFGDKYSDVVRVISAGQSHELCGGTHAEATGDIGFFRIVKEHAIAMGIRRIEAVTGEEAEAMVHQQSEILEEIALLLQVPRDQILPRLTATLDERKQQEKLLTELENSLIQTKLDKLINGCHQREGITYLVHHLAENENHRLQQYAQCLHQRIPKKLVSLWTTEKNGKYIILSRVSDDLITQGVLAQDLLKAVLTPCGGRWGGKDQSAQGSAPSLPGTEVLNETLWQWISTQLI, encoded by the coding sequence ATGTTAAGCAATACTATTCGCTCTAATTTTTTAAAATTTTTTGCTAACCGTCACCATACAATTCTTCCCTCCTCTCCAGTATTTCCTCACAATGATCCCTCCCTTCTTTTTACTAATGCAGGAATGAATCAGTTTAAGGACATCTTCCTAAACAAAGAGAAGGTAAGCTACTCTCGAGCCACAACATCACAAAAATGCATTCGTGCTGGAGGGAAACACAACGATCTAGATAATGTGGGTCATACTTCAAGACATCTCACATTCTTTGAAATGTTAGGAAACTTTTCTTTCGGAGACTACTTTAAAGCAGAGGCTATTGCGTTTGCTTGGGAAGTATCTCTATCTGTTTTTAATTTTAATCCCGAAGGACTTTACGCTACAGTGCACGAAAAAGACGATGAAGCATTTGCTCTTTGGGAAAAATATCTCCCTACAGATCGTATTTTCCGTCTTACAGATAAGGATAATTTCTGGAGCATGGCGAACACAGGCCCCTGTGGCTATTGTTCGGAGCTTTTCTTTGACCGCGGCCCCAGTTTTGGGAAAGCCTCTTCTCCCCTTGAAGATACTGAAGGAGAGCGTTTCCTCGAATATTGGAATTTAGTCTTCATGGAATTTAATCGCACTAGCGAAGGCTCTTTACTTGCTTTACCTAATAAACACGTCGATACAGGAGCTGGTCTAGAGAGGCTTGTCTCTTTAATTGCTGGGACTCACACTGTTTTTGAAGCTGATGTATTGCGAGAGTTAATTGCAAAGACAGAGGAGCTATCTGGAAAAGTATATCATCCTGATGATAGTGGTGCGGCTTTCCGGGTGATTGCAGATCACGTACGTTCTTTATCTTTTGCTATTGCTGATGGTCTCCTGCCAGGTAATACCGAGCGAGGCTATGTGCTAAGGAAAATTTTAAGAAGATCCGTAAACTACGGACGACGTTTAGGTTTTCATAATCCTTTCTTGGCAGAAATTGTTCCTTCATTAGTAGATGCTATGGGAGAGGCATACCCAGAATTAAAGAATTCACTATCTCAAATTCAAAAAGCACTTACTTTAGAAGAAGAAAGTTTTTTTAAAACCCTGGACCGTGGAGGGAACCTTTTACAACAAGTTTTGAAAAGTTCCTCCTCTTTGTCCTCTATTTCAGGCGAAGATGCTTTTAAGCTCAAAGATACCTATGGCATGCCTATTGATGAGATTTCTTTGTTAGCTAAAGACTACAATTATAGTATCGACATGGATACATTCCATAAGTTAGAACAAGAAGCTAAGGAACGTTCTAGAAAAAATATTGCTAAATCAGAAGGAATTTCTGGATCTATTTACAGTGAATTAAATTTAGCTTCGGAATTTATAGGATATGATAACCTCTCTTGTGATACGTTTATCGAAGCAATCGTTTTTAAAGATCACCTAGTTTCTTCTCTTCAGGAGAAAGAAGAGGGTGCAATTATATTAAAAGTTTCTCCTTTTTATGCAGAAAAAGGCGGTCAGATTGGGGATTCTGGTGAGATCTTTTGTAGTGAAGGGACTTTTATTGTTACCCACACAACGTCTCCTAAAGCTGGTTTAATCGTACATCACGGGAAAATTTCCCAAGGAATTTTAACTGTAGAGGCTGCGGTTACTGCTCAAGTAGATTGTTCTCGTAGGAAGAAGATTGCGAACAATCACACTGCCTGTCACCTATTACACAAAGCTTTAGAAATGACTTTAGGTGATCACATTCGTCAAGCAGGCTCCTATGTTGACGATACAAAAATCCGTTTAGATTTTACCCACCCTCAGGCAATCTCACCTGAAGATCTTTTCTCTATTGAAACTCTGGTCAACGAAAGTATCCGAGAGAATCATCCTGTAAATATTCGTGAATCTCTCTATTCTGATGTGATGGGATCCTCAGAAATCAAACAGTTCTTTGGAGATAAGTATAGTGATGTTGTCCGAGTAATTTCTGCAGGGCAATCTCACGAACTTTGTGGAGGCACTCATGCGGAAGCTACAGGAGATATCGGGTTCTTCCGTATTGTCAAAGAACATGCTATAGCGATGGGGATTCGACGTATCGAAGCTGTCACTGGGGAGGAAGCTGAGGCAATGGTACACCAACAAAGCGAAATACTAGAAGAGATTGCTCTACTATTACAAGTTCCTAGGGATCAGATTTTACCAAGGCTCACGGCAACTTTAGATGAGCGCAAACAACAAGAAAAACTGTTAACTGAGTTAGAAAACAGTCTTATTCAGACAAAATTAGATAAGTTAATCAACGGTTGTCATCAACGAGAGGGAATCACCTATCTCGTTCATCATCTAGCAGAAAATGAGAATCATCGTTTGCAGCAGTACGCACAATGCTTACATCAAAGGATTCCGAAAAAATTAGTTTCTCTATGGACAACAGAGAAAAATGGAAAATATATTATACTATCCCGAGTCTCTGACGACCTCATCACACAAGGCGTCCTTGCTCAGGATTTATTGAAGGCCGTCCTTACTCCTTGTGGTGGCCGCTGGGGAGGAAAGGACCAATCCGCACAAGGTAGTGCTCCCTCTCTTCCAGGAACAGAAGTATTAAATGAAACTTTATGGCAATGGATTTCAACCCAATTAATTTAG